A stretch of DNA from Paenibacillus sp. FSL W8-0186:
GGGCGTGGCCACACTCGAATGCAATGGGTTGGGCGAAGGCTAACGGACACAGCAGACGCTATTCTCGCTTTTCCGGCTAATTTGGCGGCCTAACGGACACAGGAGACCTTATTTACTCAAAACCCATATTCTTTCCAGTCATTTTGGCACAATAGCGGAACCACGGTCCGTTAGCTTACAGATTTGCGGCATTTTGGAGAAATAGCGGATCCAGGGTCCGTTACGTTTGCAGCAAAGCTTTATTTCATTCGAGCATAATGGAACTGAGCCGAAGCAGCCATTGACTGGCATGTAGGTACGATAGTGTGCTATGTATCTTGTGAAACCAAGTAGCTGGCTTGGCCCAAAGCTCGTAATTGAACCAACTGATGTGCTTGAACCGACTGGTGTGCTTGAACCGACTGGTGTGCTTGTACCAACTGATGTGCTTGTACCAACTGATGTGCTTGCCGCCGGTAAATGCAATGGGTTGGGCGAAGGCTAACGGACATAGGAGACGCTATTCTCGCTTTTTCGGCTAATTTGGCGGCCTAACGGACACAGGGGACCTTATTTACTCAAAACCCATATTCTTTCCAGTCATTTTGGCACAATAGCGGAACCACGGTCCGTTAGCTTACAGATTTGCGGCATTTTGGAGAAATAGCGGATGCAGGGTCCGTTACGTTTGCAGCAAAGCTTTGCTTCATTCGAGCATAATTGGACTGAGCCGAAGCAGCCATTGACTGGCATGTAGGTACGATAGTGTGCTAGGTATCTTGTGAAACCCAAGTAGCTGGCTTGGCCCAAAGCTCGTAACTGAACCGACTGGTGTGCTTGAACCGACTGGTGTGCTTGTACCAACTGATGTGCTTGCCGCCGGTAAATGCAATGGGTTGGGCGAAGGCTAACGGACATAGGAGACGCTATTCTCGCTTTTTCGGCTAATTTGGCGGCCTAACGGACACAGGGGATCTTATTTACTCAAAACCCATGTTCTTTTCAGTCATTTTGGCACAATAGCGGAACCACGGTCCGTTAGCTTACAGATTTGCGGCATTTTGGAGAAATAGCGGATCCAGGGTCCGTTACGTTTGCAGCAAAGCTTTATTTCATTCGAGCATAATGGAACTGAGCCGAAGCAGCCATCGACTGGCATGTAGGTACGATAGTGTGCTAGGTATCTTGTGAAACCCAAGTAGCTGGCTTGGCCCAAAGCTCGTAACTGAACCGACTGGTGTGCTTCAACCGACTGGTGTGCTTTAATTAATTGAGCGTACTTGTACCAACTGATACGCTGGTACCAACTAGTCTGCTTGCTGCCCACAAAACCAAAAGCCCTTGACCATAATGGTCAAGGGCTAGCAGCTATACAAGCAACTAACGCGTCTGGTACAGCTCAGCTCGAACAATTCACAATAGCTCAATCGGCTCGAACGGTCAATTTCACTCCTTCGCTGTAATACGGCTGCCCCACACCGCCTCACCTGCGCCGGATAAAGCAGTGAAGACCATGACGTGCTGCAGCGTTCCGCCGTCCCATTGGCGCAGGAAAACGCCGCGGTATACGCTGCCCGAAAGGGCCAGTTCAAGCTCATGGCCGCCGGTAAGGCGCCATGTGCCTTCCTCGCTGCCAGTCACCTTGCCGTTGTCGTCCAGGCGGATGAGCGAGGACTCCTTGACCTCGGCCGTAATGTCCTTGCCGTGGCGGACGAACTTGTAATCGCCGGCAAGCTCCGCCGCATTGTACGACCCGATCGTCTCGCCGCTATAGCGGTGAGGCGCCACGACCGGCCAGCCCTGCTCATTCATAAACATCTGATGCACGCGCACCTCATGCCTCTCCCCCAGATTCGGAAACCGGGTATGAAAAATCAAAAAATACCTGCCTGTCGCTTCATCATAATAAGCGGAATTGTGTCCAGGCGACACATAAGCCGTACCCGCAGCCAGGGTGTCTCCCTCGGCAGAGCCAAATTCCACATTGCCCATCAGCTTCACGCCATAAGGTGCAATCGCCTCATCATCAAAGAACGTGCCCGCAGGGCCGCCTACACGGGTCATGTCATGACCCTCGGCATCCACAAACGGACCGTCCGGCGTTTTCGACCTTACTACGCGAATGTTGTAGCCTCCTGTAGCGTCAAGCCCGCCGTATGACAAAAACAAGTAATAATAATCCGTATCCGGGCTGTACAGCATATAAGGGCCTTCGATGCGGCTATGGTTAGCCCCGAGGAGCTTTTTCCCATAGCCTTGGTCTGGATAAGGGAATCCGGTCTCCGGATCCATCTGCAGAATGTAGATGCCCCCCGAATAAGAGCCGTACACCATCCACAGCTTCTCCTCTTTATCGAAAAATACGTGCGGATCGACGACGTTCGGATGAACGGTGGCATCGTACACCGTACCATCCTCGCTAGGCTGGCCCCACATCCCCGACTTCAGCATAATGCCCAGGTTCTTGTACGGCCCCCCGACCTGATCCGCCACCGCCACGCCCATAGCCGATAATGGGGAATCCCCCTTGCAGGCGTTGTAGTACATGTAAAAACGTCCATCCGGCAATTGAATGACATCCGGCGCCCAAAGCGTATTGCTCTGCGCCCATTCCAGCGTTTCCGCCAGCTCGGTAGTCACGTTCGGGATCAATGGATTACCGTCATGTACCCCTGAAGCAATCTCCGTCCAATTCATGAAATCCGTTGTCTTCGCCGCCGCCAAATGGGAACCAAAGACATAATAAGTATCGTCTACCTTGATGACAGATGGATCATGAACGGATGCATTTTTGAAATTCGGCACCTCATCTGCCGCAGCTTGTTTTCCCGTCTCTGTCTGCACTTTTCCGCCTCCCTTAGCAGCCCCCTCGGGCAAACCGGTCACAGCCTGCCCGCTGCATGAAGCCAGCAGCAGCATGACTGTCCATCCGATGGCTATTTTAAGCTTCAATGGTAACCCTCCCATAGATTGTAACACGATTTATTCGCCAGGATCTCCGCTATGATTGTACTCACATATCTCCTCCAGCTTCAGATCATGTTTCAATTAAACATAAACTAATTTTGTAATCATTAAATGAATTCGCTTACAGCTATAAAATAGCATACAGTCCCCTTATAGTAAACGTATCTATATAAATCTTTTCATATTTTGTTGAATTCCATCTCTTTATTTTTAATATAAGCTTATAAATATAAAGAATCATTCGAAAATCGCTTTATTGCTTGCTGCCTCTTCTTTATATAAGTATAAAATAATGATAATTTAAATTGGAATCAATTGTTTTATATTGTATTAATATTACATTATTTAATTAATTGCTTTCATTTTCAGTTTTGTTGGTTTATAATTATTTGAAACAAACGAAAATGAAATCAACTTTTTTCGGAGGCTGGTACGGTAGATGATCTACATTAAAGATCTAATGAGCGGGATCGACATTTTCAAGGCTCTAGGCTCAGAGATTCGAATTCAAATCCTGGAGCTGCTGGCAAACAATCAATCCTTGAACCTGAATGATCTGGCTAACAAGCTCAATCTAAGCAATGGCGCCATCACGATGCATATTCGGAAGCTCGAGGAAAGCGGGCTTATTGAAATCAATACGACGGTAGGCAAGCACGGAATCCAGAAAATTTGTTACTTGAACAAAGACAAATTAATGGTCGATCTGCGCAGCAAGGATGTGGAAAATTTATATGAGGTGGAAATCCAGGTAGGACATTACAGCGACTACCAGGCGGTTCCTACCTGTGGACTGGCGACGAAGGACAGCATTATCGGCGATTTTGACGACCCGCGCTATTTCGCGGATCCGCAGCGGATCGACTCGGAAATTATTTGGCTCGCCGACGGATTTCTGGAATACCGGATTCCTAACTATTTGAAGCCGAATCAGACGTTCCGCGAAATCCAGTTCTCCATGGAGCTGAGCTCGGAGGCGCCCGGCTTCAATGACAACTACCCGTCCGACATTTACTTCTATATCAATGGCATCGAAATCGGCTACTGGACGAGTCCGGGCGATTTCGGCGATGCCCGGGGAACCTTCAACCCCGACTGGTGGCCGCCTCATTTGAACCAGTACGGCATGCTTAAACTGATCCGTATCAACCACGAAGGCAGCTTCATTGACGGATGCCGGATTTCCGATGTCACCATCGATCAGATCAAACTGGACTACAAGAGCGAGCTGACCTTCAGAATCGCGGTTACCGATAAACCCGTGAACAAAAGAGGCTTAACGATCTACGGCAAGCATTTCGGCAACTATAGCCAAGACCTGCTCGCCCGGGTGCTCTATGATGTTCATGAGGTCCATGAGGCCGAGGATAAAGCATCCTCGAGACCCGGCAAGGATAGCAAGCACACCAACTCGACGGTGCAGACTGCAGCTCAGGAATAAGCAAGGCAACTCATCGGATCGGCCACAATAGGATACAGCAATCAGCCGAAGGCTGTCTTTAGGTGCGGAAGCAATGTTCTGCATAAGAGACGGCCTTTTGCCCGTTCAGGTCTTTAAGGCCAGGCGCTGCATGGGAAAAGGATATATTTCAGCAGCGATTCATAGTATGATGTGTCCAAGCTCTGTCTTTGAAAGGGGTTTCAATATGAAAAAGATTTGGATCGTCTATTTGCTCCTGATCGGCTTTTTTCTGCTGTACGTACTGGACTACAGATCCCAAAGCCACTTGAACGAACAGTGGAAAACGGCAGGACTGCGGGGCGAAATCGATGAAAAATACGTGATGGTCACCTTTCAAATGGGGATCGATTACTGGAAAAGCAGCCTGAAGGGCTTCGAGGACGCTGCCCAGGCGCTGAATGTGTCCGTCGAATACCGCGGCTCCACGCAGCGCGACGTCCATGAGCAGATTACGGTGCTGGAGCAAATTATCGCCAAGAAGCCGGCGGGCATCGCGATCTCGGCCATTCATCCCGCTGATTTGACGGAGACGATAGGCAAAGCGGTGGACGCGGGGATTCCCGTCGTCCTGTTCGACTCCGATGCGCCCGGAAGCAAAGCCTATTCCTTCCTCGGCACGAATAACTATTCCGCAGGCATTAAAGCTGCGCATCAAATGGCGGAGCTGACGAATGGCCGCGGCCAAGTCGCGGTCGTCACCACGCCCAACCAGCAGAACCATCAGGATAGGACCGACGGATTCCTGGCTACAATCCAGAAGGATTATCCCGAAATGAAGGTTGTCGCCGTGAAGAACGGCAAAGGGGATCAGATTTACTCCCGGCAGTCGGCCGAGGAAATATTGCGGGATTACCCGGATATTGCCGGTATTTTTGCGACGGAAGCGAACGGCGGCATCGGAGTTGCGGAAGCGGTACGGGAAATCGGCGGGAGCCAGCGGCCGAAAATTATCAGCTTTGATACCGACAAGGGCACGCTGGATCTCGTCAAAAGCGGGGATATCTCCGCAACGATGGCCCAGGGCACCTGGAATATGGGCTATTGGTCGCTGCAATTCCTTTTCTCGCTCGGACATGATCTGAACACCGCGCAAATTCCGGGTACGCCGCCCGTTCCCGAACAGGTGGATACCGGAATCACGGTAGTAACGCGGCAAAACGTGGATGATTACTATGCGAAATAAGTTTACGTCGGCGGGGGTGCGTCATTTGTCATTCAACAATTTACCGATCCGCTATAAGCTGATTATCCATTTTCTGCTTATCAGCATCCTTCCGTCCATTGGGCTCGGTTTCCTGATTCACTGGACCGTCGACCGCGTTCTGGATCGCCAGGTTACAAATAACACCCTGCAGCTGATCGGCAAGGTGAATGAATCTCTGGAGACATATGTAGAAAATTTGCAGAATATGACGTTCCTGATCGCTTTTAATCCGGGTGTTCAGCGTTTCCTGGAGCCTGATAGCAAGAGCGGATCAGCGCCTGTGCCCGCCTCCGAGGAGGATCATTACGATATCCGCAAATTTCTGCAAGGCTTTACGACTCTCCATTCAGAGGTAGCCGGCATTATGATCGTGAACAGCAGCGGCGAATATATCAGCAACGAAATGTATGCGCGGACGGAGAGCGACTTAACCCGCGAATCGTGGTATCAGGAGGCCGTGAGCAATAAGGGGATATTCAAGATCGTCGGCCATCCGAATGAGCGCAATGTCACCAATCATGTCAATTACAAAAACAGTGAAGTGGTGTCGGCTGTCCGAGCCATTCTCGATCCGGATACACAGCAGGTGAAAGGCGTCGTCCTCATCGATTTGAAGCTGAGAGTCATCGCAGAGACGGCGCAGGACGTCCGGCTCGGCAAAACCGGTTACCTCACGGTGATCGATAGCAGCGGCGATCTCATCTATGCTCCTCCTGATCCGTACATCGAACATATTCCGCTGGATTGGCTGAACAAAGACGGCTCGGGAACGTATTCCCATCAAGCCGACGGACGGAAGCTGCAGTTCATCTACCGGGTATCCCCGTTTACCAACTGGACAACGGTCGGCGTCTTCAGTACGGAGGATTCCATCTCGGAAATGCGGGAAATCCGCTTCTATGTCGTCAGCTTCGTATTTGTGGTCTGTCTGCTTGGCATGACGGCCTCCTTCTACCTGGCCCATTCCATCTCCAGGCCGATCGGGCAGCTGATGTCCTTCATGCAGAAGGCTCAGTCCGGCGACTTGACGATCCGCTACTGGGGCGACCGCTCGGATGAGGTGGGTCTCCTCGGCCGCCGCTTCAACGAAATGCTGCTGCAAATCAACCGGCTCATTTCCTTGACGGAACGGCAGGAGCGGCAAAAGCGCGAGGCCGAGCTCAGCAGCCTGCAGGCTCATATTAAGCCGCATTTTCTATACAACACGCTGGACACTATCCATTGGATGGCCCGCCGCAAGGATGCCGTGGATATCGCCGAGATGGCAGAATCGCTGTCAAAGCTGTTCCGGATCGGGCTCAGCAAAGGCAATGTTATTATTCCGTTATCCGATGAAATCGAGCACATTCGCAGCTATTTGCAAATCCAGCATGTCCGCTATCAGAACAAACTGGATTATGAGCTGAAGGTCGATCCGGCCGTGCAGGATTTCAGTGTGTTGAAGCTCATTCTTCAACCCATCGTAGAGAATGCGATTTATCACGGGATCAAAGAACGACGGGGTCCGGGACATATTGAGGTGGAAGCGATGGAACGGGAAGGAAATCTGGTGATTACGATTCGTGACAATGGCAAAGGAATGTCGGAGCAGCAGCTGTTGGAGCTCCGCCGGGCGATTGAACAAGCAGCAAGCGCAGAGGAGGAGCCTGGCTCCGGTCAAGCTTCCATCGGGAACAAGGATAACACGTCAGCTGGGGAAGCCGCAAAAACGGCTGGAGAAACGAAGGGTTACGGCATTTTGAACGTACAAGCCCGGCTGCGGCTTACCTTCGGCGATAAATACGGCCTTCACCTGGACAGCGTTCTGGGCGAAGGAACAACGGTAACGGTAATGCACCCGCTGCTGCGGGACAATGATTTTCACAATGGAGTTGATCGCTGATGTTAAATCAATTTTCGCCTGCCTCCGCTCACCGCTGGAAGGTGCTTATTGCCGACGATGAATTCATCATTCGCGAAGGCATCCGGGAAAGCGTCGATTGGGAGAAGCTGCGGCTGCAGGTCGCCGCGGAAGCCGAGGATGGCGAAGAAGCGCTTGAGCTCGCCCTTCGGCATGGGATCGACATTTTGCTCGTCGATCTCAATATGCCCATCATGGACGGAATCGAACTGATGAAGCACGTCCGCGAGGAGCTGCCGGACTGTAAAATCGTCATCATCACAGGCCATGATGAATTCACTTATGCCCAGACGGCGATCCGCCTTCAGGTGAAGGATTACATCCTGAAGCCGGCCAATCCGGCGCAGCTGGAGAAGGTGCTGCGCCAGGTCAGGGATGAGCTGGAGGCCGAGGCCATCCAGCAGGAGCATCTGCAGACCGCTTCGCGGCAAATTACGAAGAGCTACCCTCTGCTGCGGGAACGCTTCTGCCAGGAATGGATGGACGGGAGCATGACCGGGGAGGAAATCGTGGAGCAGCTGTCTTTTCTCCAACTGCCCGTGACTGCTCCCGCCCTGCTTGGCATGATCCGCCTGCGCGAGGCAGCTGCGCCGCAGCCCCTGATGAAAGAGAGCGAGCGCCAGCTCTATTTGTTCGCGATCGAGAATATTGCCGCCGAACTGCTCGCACCATACCCGAAGGTCATCTTCCGCGATCCCTTCGGCGTTATCGTGGTGCTGCTCTGGAGCTTCTCCGCCGATGCCGATTTCCATCAGATCGAATCGTCCGTGCGGACTTACTTGAAGGTCGCCGTAGATGTCCATTTGACCGAGGGGGATAACGATGTCGCAGCTATGCCTGCCGTCTTCCGCAAGTGTAAATCCGCCGTTTTGAAGGAGACCGCTGTCTCCCCGTTAGTGCGCAGAGCGAAGCAGTACATGCTGGAGCATTACGGCGACTGTACGCTGACACTGGAGTCGATGGCCCAGCAGCTCCAGTCCTCTCCGGTGTATCTAAGCCGGATGATCAAGCAGGAGCTGGATACCTCGTTCAACAGCTATTTAACACAAATCCGAATTCGCCGGGCGTCCCAGCTGCTGAACGGCACCGACCTCACCATCGCCGAAATCGCCAGACAGGTCGGCTACGAAACCCAGCATTATTTCAGCACGGCGTTTAAACGCACCACCGGAATCTCCCCCCTGCAATATCGCAAAGGAGGCGCTGCTCAAGATGAGTAGCGCCTTAGTTTTTGTCGAAAAGATTTAGCTCCTAGCATATTCCAATAATACTATATTTTTGTTATATTTATATTAGTATCCTAAAATATGGGAAATTTATAATTTTGAAAGGAGGGGATGTCGCCGGGATTGCCTCCGCTGCTAGACATTGAATAAGGTATTTTCCTACTTAGAAGAAAGCGGGATAAGCAGAAGATCTACTATACTCATGATCATTCTCGGGAATCAGTTTTACTGCAGTAATCCTGGCAAGTTTACTGGGGTTCAGCTTGTTTCTCAACTACCTATTTCAATTAAAAAGGAGACATTCACATGTTCAAAAAAATCGTCGCCGTTTCGTTAGTAGCAGCCACTCTTATGATCCCTTCCTACGGAGTCTTTGCCGCGGATAGCAGCAGTTACGTCAGCACCACTACTCTAAGCTCGAAAGAGGTTTTGGCAGGATTAACGCCTGTGAAATCGTCCGGAAAAATTACAACGATGTCTGCAACATACAAAATCACAGGAGACGGTGTAAGACTGAGAAAAACTCCTTCGACATCCGGTACAGTACTCGGCTTGCTTAACAAGGGCGATATGGTTAACGCCCAACATGGCGGCACCGATGTGGTTGCCGACGGATATGTCTGGAAGCAGGTTTATAGCTACAATCACGAGGCATGGGGATGGGTTGCCGTTGATTACCTGGAGGAAATAGGCTAATCACAGCCTCCTATATAGTAAACCCCCTCGCCATGGGAGATTCCCACGGTGAGGGGGTTATTTAAATCTAAGCACCTATTCAGTTCGCTCACTAGTTGATTCCGAAGTATTCCTTAATCGCATCCACAATGCCTTGGGCTACCCTGTTCTGAAAATCTTCCGTGAAAAGCAGCGCTTCCTCTTCTGCATTGGACAAAAAGCCTACCTCCAGCAAGGTAGCTGGCATGTTGCTCCTTCTTAACACCTCATAGTTATTGTATTTGACTTTACGATCCTTAAGCCGGGTCGCTTGAATCAGGTGCTTATGCATCACATCAGCCAACGGCTTGCTGGCTTCGCTGTAATAATAGGTTTCGGTACCGCTTGCCGTCGGTATATTCAGCACCGAATTGGCATGAATAGAGATAAACGCATCCGCGTTAAGATCGTTTGCGAGTTTGGCGCGATCGGGTCTTGTGACGTAGGTGTCATCATGCCTGGTAAGCACCACATCGATCAACGGCTCCTGCCCAAGCAGCGCTTCTACTTTTAAAGCCATCGTCAAGTTGAAATCCTTCTCTACTCTGCCAGACACTCCGGTAGTACCATTATCGTGAGCTCCATGTCCCGCATCTATCACGACTAACCTATTCCCGGTAACCGGTACCGTCGTCGTTGTTGTCGGCGGTGTAGATATGTCTGGAATGGTGTCAGGAGACGTAGCTGGTACGGTTGGCGAAGTTGGATCGAATAAATCCAGTACAATTCCTTCCGAATTCCCCGCAGCATTGGAAAGCTGATAACTTGCCTTGGAGTTCAAATCCAGGACAACGCGAATGGTCGAAGGATCCGATTTGAACAAGGAATAACGGATTTTGCTTACAAAAGATTGTTCTTCCTCAATATTAATCTGGTAGCTCCCCGCTCCCGCCATATTTTGCAAAGTAAAAGCATCCGCTAAAGCAGCCCCCGGCAAATCTAGAACGATCCGCTCCGGCCCGCTCATTGTGAAAATTTCCGGCTGCACGCTTTGATCCATGTTAATCGTCAGACGATTGTCCGCAAATTGGATATTCTCTATTAATCCCTTATTAGCAGAGGTTGTATCGAGCGAATCAGGTGTGCTCTCTAAAGCGTCCGAGGATAAATACACCGATTTGGTACCGTTATCCCAGTTGACCTCCAGGCCGAATTCTTCCCCGATAAACCGCAAGGGCACAAAAGAGGTCCCCCCTTTCAACAAGGGTGGTGACGTAAGCGAAACGACCCGGTCATCGACATAGGCACTGGATTTATTAATGGCCATCGCAACCGTTTTGGAGTTGTTTTGAATTTTCACCGTCTGATCCGTCTTATTCCAGTTTACAACGTAACCCAGCTCCTCCACCACGCGGATCGGAACCATCACTTTGCTGTTGACGATTTCAACTTGAGACAAATTAGCCGCGCTGAGCTGCGCCCCATTCAAATATATTGAAGCGGTATTGGCAAATACCGGCGAATTAAAACTAAGCAGGAACAAGCTAACGGCAAACAAAACGATGACTCCAAGCCTTTTCAATCTATCCACGCATCCTTTTAATAATAATAGAGACAACTAAATATATCCAAAATTCCAACATCACCCATTTTAACGCTAAAACACACCAAAAGTTGCTATTTTTCTATAATATTTTTGAATAAGAATCTACAATTCTATCAAAAGTCCTAAAACATGCGCAAAAAAACCACTTCTATCGAAGTGGTCTTAGATTTTTCTAGTAGTTGACTTGAAACTGCGCCGACTCCACCCAGCTGCCCGATGCAAAATCCCGGCCTCTGACCAGAACCTTGTCTGCATAGATTTCAACGTAAAAGCCTTGGCTCCCGGTAAGATGAACATCCTCGTCCGTCCATAAATAGGCTACGGAAGCCGCGTTGAACATCGTTGCCGTTTCTCCCTTGCCATCGAACATCGTATGCTCGGCCTCTAACTGCCAATGGGTATGCCCGGTAAACATGATCGCTTGCGGATGCTTGCTCAGCACCTGCTTCAGCTCCTTATCCTGCTCCACGCCGTACCAGTTCTGAGCTTGGAGAGAACCCGCCACCGTATCCATCAGCGGTTGATGCAAAAATACGAAAACCGGTTTATCGGCGGAAGCCTTCTCTCCAAGCTTCTGATCCAGCCATTCCAGCTGCTGCTTCGTCAAATGGCAGAATCTC
This window harbors:
- a CDS encoding glycoside hydrolase family 43 protein, with translation MKLKIAIGWTVMLLLASCSGQAVTGLPEGAAKGGGKVQTETGKQAAADEVPNFKNASVHDPSVIKVDDTYYVFGSHLAAAKTTDFMNWTEIASGVHDGNPLIPNVTTELAETLEWAQSNTLWAPDVIQLPDGRFYMYYNACKGDSPLSAMGVAVADQVGGPYKNLGIMLKSGMWGQPSEDGTVYDATVHPNVVDPHVFFDKEEKLWMVYGSYSGGIYILQMDPETGFPYPDQGYGKKLLGANHSRIEGPYMLYSPDTDYYYLFLSYGGLDATGGYNIRVVRSKTPDGPFVDAEGHDMTRVGGPAGTFFDDEAIAPYGVKLMGNVEFGSAEGDTLAAGTAYVSPGHNSAYYDEATGRYFLIFHTRFPNLGERHEVRVHQMFMNEQGWPVVAPHRYSGETIGSYNAAELAGDYKFVRHGKDITAEVKESSLIRLDDNGKVTGSEEGTWRLTGGHELELALSGSVYRGVFLRQWDGGTLQHVMVFTALSGAGEAVWGSRITAKE
- a CDS encoding winged helix-turn-helix transcriptional regulator, translating into MIYIKDLMSGIDIFKALGSEIRIQILELLANNQSLNLNDLANKLNLSNGAITMHIRKLEESGLIEINTTVGKHGIQKICYLNKDKLMVDLRSKDVENLYEVEIQVGHYSDYQAVPTCGLATKDSIIGDFDDPRYFADPQRIDSEIIWLADGFLEYRIPNYLKPNQTFREIQFSMELSSEAPGFNDNYPSDIYFYINGIEIGYWTSPGDFGDARGTFNPDWWPPHLNQYGMLKLIRINHEGSFIDGCRISDVTIDQIKLDYKSELTFRIAVTDKPVNKRGLTIYGKHFGNYSQDLLARVLYDVHEVHEAEDKASSRPGKDSKHTNSTVQTAAQE
- a CDS encoding substrate-binding domain-containing protein, with amino-acid sequence MKKIWIVYLLLIGFFLLYVLDYRSQSHLNEQWKTAGLRGEIDEKYVMVTFQMGIDYWKSSLKGFEDAAQALNVSVEYRGSTQRDVHEQITVLEQIIAKKPAGIAISAIHPADLTETIGKAVDAGIPVVLFDSDAPGSKAYSFLGTNNYSAGIKAAHQMAELTNGRGQVAVVTTPNQQNHQDRTDGFLATIQKDYPEMKVVAVKNGKGDQIYSRQSAEEILRDYPDIAGIFATEANGGIGVAEAVREIGGSQRPKIISFDTDKGTLDLVKSGDISATMAQGTWNMGYWSLQFLFSLGHDLNTAQIPGTPPVPEQVDTGITVVTRQNVDDYYAK
- a CDS encoding sensor histidine kinase, with product MRNKFTSAGVRHLSFNNLPIRYKLIIHFLLISILPSIGLGFLIHWTVDRVLDRQVTNNTLQLIGKVNESLETYVENLQNMTFLIAFNPGVQRFLEPDSKSGSAPVPASEEDHYDIRKFLQGFTTLHSEVAGIMIVNSSGEYISNEMYARTESDLTRESWYQEAVSNKGIFKIVGHPNERNVTNHVNYKNSEVVSAVRAILDPDTQQVKGVVLIDLKLRVIAETAQDVRLGKTGYLTVIDSSGDLIYAPPDPYIEHIPLDWLNKDGSGTYSHQADGRKLQFIYRVSPFTNWTTVGVFSTEDSISEMREIRFYVVSFVFVVCLLGMTASFYLAHSISRPIGQLMSFMQKAQSGDLTIRYWGDRSDEVGLLGRRFNEMLLQINRLISLTERQERQKREAELSSLQAHIKPHFLYNTLDTIHWMARRKDAVDIAEMAESLSKLFRIGLSKGNVIIPLSDEIEHIRSYLQIQHVRYQNKLDYELKVDPAVQDFSVLKLILQPIVENAIYHGIKERRGPGHIEVEAMEREGNLVITIRDNGKGMSEQQLLELRRAIEQAASAEEEPGSGQASIGNKDNTSAGEAAKTAGETKGYGILNVQARLRLTFGDKYGLHLDSVLGEGTTVTVMHPLLRDNDFHNGVDR
- a CDS encoding response regulator; its protein translation is MLNQFSPASAHRWKVLIADDEFIIREGIRESVDWEKLRLQVAAEAEDGEEALELALRHGIDILLVDLNMPIMDGIELMKHVREELPDCKIVIITGHDEFTYAQTAIRLQVKDYILKPANPAQLEKVLRQVRDELEAEAIQQEHLQTASRQITKSYPLLRERFCQEWMDGSMTGEEIVEQLSFLQLPVTAPALLGMIRLREAAAPQPLMKESERQLYLFAIENIAAELLAPYPKVIFRDPFGVIVVLLWSFSADADFHQIESSVRTYLKVAVDVHLTEGDNDVAAMPAVFRKCKSAVLKETAVSPLVRRAKQYMLEHYGDCTLTLESMAQQLQSSPVYLSRMIKQELDTSFNSYLTQIRIRRASQLLNGTDLTIAEIARQVGYETQHYFSTAFKRTTGISPLQYRKGGAAQDE
- a CDS encoding SH3 domain-containing protein, with protein sequence MFKKIVAVSLVAATLMIPSYGVFAADSSSYVSTTTLSSKEVLAGLTPVKSSGKITTMSATYKITGDGVRLRKTPSTSGTVLGLLNKGDMVNAQHGGTDVVADGYVWKQVYSYNHEAWGWVAVDYLEEIG
- a CDS encoding N-acetylmuramoyl-L-alanine amidase family protein; this encodes MKRLGVIVLFAVSLFLLSFNSPVFANTASIYLNGAQLSAANLSQVEIVNSKVMVPIRVVEELGYVVNWNKTDQTVKIQNNSKTVAMAINKSSAYVDDRVVSLTSPPLLKGGTSFVPLRFIGEEFGLEVNWDNGTKSVYLSSDALESTPDSLDTTSANKGLIENIQFADNRLTINMDQSVQPEIFTMSGPERIVLDLPGAALADAFTLQNMAGAGSYQINIEEEQSFVSKIRYSLFKSDPSTIRVVLDLNSKASYQLSNAAGNSEGIVLDLFDPTSPTVPATSPDTIPDISTPPTTTTTVPVTGNRLVVIDAGHGAHDNGTTGVSGRVEKDFNLTMALKVEALLGQEPLIDVVLTRHDDTYVTRPDRAKLANDLNADAFISIHANSVLNIPTASGTETYYYSEASKPLADVMHKHLIQATRLKDRKVKYNNYEVLRRSNMPATLLEVGFLSNAEEEALLFTEDFQNRVAQGIVDAIKEYFGIN
- a CDS encoding metallophosphoesterase, encoding MRHHDHIDLIDHAQAIEQPLAAFQVITDTHVTGNADHEYNQNFDRALKDIIANAAGSSGIMHVGDITDHGFIEEYGELKRIIEANREGLPPILFTLGNHDVAFGNWSSRLGNYTAQTGMQGVYHDHWIDGYHFIFLGTEQGLERFCHLTKQQLEWLDQKLGEKASADKPVFVFLHQPLMDTVAGSLQAQNWYGVEQDKELKQVLSKHPQAIMFTGHTHWQLEAEHTMFDGKGETATMFNAASVAYLWTDEDVHLTGSQGFYVEIYADKVLVRGRDFASGSWVESAQFQVNY